One region of Marivirga arenosa genomic DNA includes:
- the porT gene encoding type IX secretion/gliding motility protein PorT/SprT: MQTINFRHQLNLHRNKVILFILLGFIGFHAKAQYYEKENLPNYDDALIHYGFYLGGHTANMKVRYNEDYLSNQFDSLHSVIPESSPGFTVGFIVNLRLAQYLDLRTLPGVGLYQYTLNYNTYDQAEEVTFQGKKEAFYAELPLLLKYKSQRRKNFRAYMIGGAKPSFEVSGKRPSEIKEDVLLINTFNLALEVGFGVDIYYELFKFSPEIRFSRGLTNALYSRQNSYSSPLNELVTNSVSIYFQFQ; the protein is encoded by the coding sequence ATGCAAACCATTAACTTTAGGCATCAGCTCAATTTACACAGGAATAAAGTAATTCTTTTTATACTCTTAGGGTTTATTGGTTTTCACGCGAAGGCTCAGTATTATGAAAAAGAAAACCTCCCTAACTATGATGATGCGCTGATTCATTACGGCTTTTACCTTGGTGGGCATACTGCTAATATGAAAGTAAGGTATAATGAAGATTATCTAAGCAATCAATTTGATTCGCTTCATTCTGTAATTCCTGAAAGCTCGCCTGGTTTTACTGTAGGTTTTATTGTTAACTTACGCCTTGCACAATATTTAGATTTAAGAACACTTCCTGGTGTTGGTTTGTATCAATATACTCTGAATTATAATACATACGATCAAGCTGAAGAAGTTACTTTTCAAGGAAAGAAAGAGGCCTTCTATGCTGAATTACCTCTTTTATTGAAATATAAATCTCAAAGAAGAAAGAATTTTAGGGCTTATATGATTGGAGGCGCAAAGCCTTCTTTTGAGGTTAGTGGTAAAAGACCCTCTGAAATCAAGGAAGATGTTCTGCTAATCAACACCTTTAATTTAGCATTAGAAGTAGGGTTTGGAGTAGATATCTATTACGAACTTTTTAAATTTTCGCCAGAAATTAGGTTTTCAAGAGGATTGACAAATGCTTTGTACTCAAGACAAAATAGCTATAGCAGTCCACTAAATGAGCTCGTAACGAATAGTGTTTCTATTTACTTCCAGTTCCAGTAA
- a CDS encoding LytR/AlgR family response regulator transcription factor produces MNILVIEDERPAATRIIKLLNDLIPEASIHGHFDTIVDSVEWLSSNPAPDLIISDIELADGQSFEIYNQVKTSSPIIFTTAYDQFAIKAFKLNSIDYLLKPIDPEELGQAIEKYKNNTNKPATVDLNMLQSLLQKESKQYKDRFMVKVGEKIYSINSQDISFIYSEQKATFLQTQGGKKYIVDYTLDQLDSDLNPDQFFRLNRKYITSLEAIDEIITYSNSRLKIKLKNCEDNDIIVSREKVNALKSWLDQ; encoded by the coding sequence ATGAATATTTTAGTTATAGAGGATGAAAGACCGGCAGCGACCAGAATTATTAAACTACTTAATGATTTAATTCCTGAAGCTAGTATTCATGGACACTTTGATACTATTGTTGATTCTGTTGAATGGTTAAGTTCCAATCCTGCACCAGATTTAATAATTAGTGATATCGAATTGGCGGATGGGCAAAGTTTTGAAATTTATAATCAGGTAAAAACCAGTAGCCCAATCATTTTCACAACTGCTTATGATCAATTCGCAATAAAGGCATTTAAACTTAATTCTATTGATTATCTGTTAAAACCAATCGATCCAGAGGAATTAGGGCAAGCTATTGAGAAATATAAAAACAATACTAATAAACCCGCTACTGTTGATTTGAATATGCTGCAAAGTTTATTGCAGAAAGAGAGTAAGCAATATAAGGATCGCTTTATGGTAAAAGTAGGTGAGAAGATATACAGCATTAATTCTCAAGACATTTCTTTTATCTACAGCGAACAAAAAGCAACTTTTCTTCAAACGCAAGGTGGTAAAAAATATATAGTAGATTACACATTAGATCAACTAGACTCAGATTTGAATCCAGATCAATTTTTCCGCTTAAATAGAAAGTACATCACAAGCTTAGAAGCTATTGATGAAATCATAACTTACTCCAATAGCCGATTAAAGATTAAACTTAAAAATTGTGAGGATAATGATATTATTGTCAGCCGTGAAAAAGTGAATGCGCTTAAAAGCTGGCTAGATCAATAG